Proteins co-encoded in one Ruegeria pomeroyi DSS-3 genomic window:
- a CDS encoding ketopantoate reductase family protein: MKIAIVGCGAMGSIYAARLAEAGHQVLAVDMWAEHVAAINAGGLRVDGPSGTLLSRQVEAMEDLTWAGPCDLYILATKAAGVEPAARAIAATLPAHALVLTIQNGLGAGERIARHLPADRVLLGVAEGFGAAMVGPGHARHTAMKLIRLGVMTGGDDPRLEQVAGIWRSGGFEVETFADIDRLIWEKLLCNVTLSAPCTAFGCTVADLRADPERWAVALGCMAEAFAVGRAHGVAFSFDNPVAYVTAFAERVGAAKPSMLQDHEAGRRSELEAINGAIPPLGAALGIATPYNETLCAVIRAREAAFGGERT; encoded by the coding sequence ATGAAAATCGCAATCGTCGGCTGCGGCGCCATGGGGTCGATCTATGCCGCCCGCCTGGCCGAGGCCGGGCATCAGGTGCTGGCCGTGGACATGTGGGCCGAGCATGTGGCGGCGATCAATGCCGGGGGCCTGCGTGTGGACGGGCCATCGGGAACGCTCCTGTCCCGCCAGGTCGAAGCGATGGAGGACCTGACCTGGGCCGGTCCCTGCGACCTCTATATCCTGGCGACCAAGGCGGCGGGCGTCGAACCGGCGGCGCGGGCCATCGCGGCCACCCTGCCCGCGCATGCGCTGGTACTGACGATCCAGAACGGCCTGGGCGCGGGCGAGCGCATCGCCCGCCACCTTCCCGCCGACCGGGTGCTGCTGGGTGTGGCCGAGGGGTTCGGCGCCGCCATGGTCGGGCCGGGACACGCGCGCCACACCGCGATGAAGCTGATCCGGCTGGGCGTCATGACCGGCGGCGACGATCCGCGCCTGGAACAGGTGGCCGGGATCTGGCGCTCGGGTGGGTTCGAGGTCGAGACTTTTGCCGATATCGACCGGCTGATCTGGGAAAAGCTGTTGTGCAATGTCACGCTCTCGGCCCCCTGCACCGCCTTTGGCTGTACCGTTGCCGATCTGCGCGCCGACCCCGAGCGTTGGGCGGTGGCATTGGGCTGCATGGCCGAGGCCTTTGCGGTGGGCCGCGCGCACGGGGTGGCGTTTTCCTTTGACAACCCGGTCGCCTATGTCACCGCCTTTGCCGAGCGGGTGGGCGCGGCCAAACCCTCGATGTTGCAGGATCACGAGGCGGGGCGGCGGTCCGAGCTTGAGGCGATCAATGGCGCCATCCCGCCGCTGGGCGCCGCGCTGGGGATCGCGACCCCCTATAACGAGACGCTCTGCGCGGTGATCCGCGCGCGCGAGGCGGCATTTGGAGGAGAGCGGACATGA
- a CDS encoding trimethylamine methyltransferase family protein, whose amino-acid sequence MSRRKRKTTPETSPIERPATAAHGGSWHPVPAEAVTQLAEAAITILTTIGMAEAPPVVCDAILAAGGRLDRGRLLYPRALIEATLAEMPRRVLLAGQDPTHDMRVGGTRAFAGTGGAAPNVMDAESGDYRPSRLADLFDAARLADALDHVHFFARSLVAGDVADPLRFDLTTAAAALAGTAKHVMVQATEPGHVAPLAALCHRIAGGEAAFRARPFLSLNINHAVPPLRFHAESAEVMAEAVRAGIPVHCNVFGQLGASSPVTLAGSVAQTLAETLAGLAFVHALDPGAPRIAGPRPMITDLRSGGLAGGAGEQAMATGLAVQVLRHWDLPCSVIAGATDSKLPDFQSGYEKALTINTALQAGANLITQAAGSQAGLMAVHFGAMVADNDMLGAILRANIAPEITPETLALEAIAEVVRGEGHFLGRPETYARMRSDFLYPEIADRALLGDWALGARADMGARASTRAATLLDRHWPNHLPRDLRAELADQFGLPIEQEPLA is encoded by the coding sequence ATGAGCAGACGCAAGCGCAAGACCACCCCCGAGACCAGCCCCATTGAGCGACCCGCGACCGCCGCCCATGGTGGCAGTTGGCACCCGGTCCCGGCCGAGGCGGTCACGCAACTGGCCGAGGCCGCGATCACCATCCTGACCACGATCGGCATGGCCGAGGCGCCGCCGGTCGTCTGCGATGCCATCCTTGCGGCGGGGGGCAGGCTAGACCGGGGTCGTCTCCTGTATCCGCGCGCCCTGATCGAGGCGACGCTGGCCGAAATGCCGCGCCGGGTGCTGCTGGCCGGTCAGGACCCGACCCATGACATGCGCGTGGGCGGCACCCGCGCCTTTGCCGGCACCGGGGGCGCCGCGCCCAATGTGATGGACGCAGAGAGCGGCGACTACCGTCCCTCCAGACTTGCCGATCTCTTCGATGCCGCCCGGCTGGCCGATGCGCTGGATCATGTGCATTTCTTCGCCCGCTCGCTGGTGGCGGGCGACGTGGCCGATCCGCTGCGCTTTGACCTGACCACCGCCGCCGCCGCGCTGGCGGGCACTGCCAAACATGTGATGGTGCAGGCAACCGAGCCGGGCCATGTGGCGCCGCTTGCCGCGCTCTGCCACCGGATCGCGGGGGGCGAGGCGGCGTTCCGCGCCCGCCCCTTCCTGTCGCTCAACATCAACCACGCGGTGCCCCCTCTCAGGTTTCACGCCGAAAGCGCCGAGGTGATGGCCGAGGCGGTGCGCGCGGGCATCCCGGTGCATTGCAACGTGTTCGGCCAGCTGGGCGCGTCCAGCCCGGTAACGCTGGCGGGATCGGTGGCGCAGACCCTGGCCGAGACGCTGGCGGGGCTGGCCTTTGTCCATGCGCTCGACCCGGGCGCGCCGCGCATCGCGGGCCCGCGCCCGATGATCACCGATCTGCGCAGCGGCGGGCTGGCGGGGGGTGCGGGCGAACAGGCGATGGCCACCGGGCTGGCGGTACAGGTCCTGCGCCATTGGGACCTGCCCTGTTCGGTGATCGCGGGCGCCACCGACAGCAAGCTGCCCGATTTCCAGTCCGGTTACGAAAAGGCGCTGACCATCAACACCGCGCTTCAGGCCGGTGCCAACCTGATCACCCAGGCCGCGGGCAGCCAAGCCGGGCTGATGGCGGTGCATTTCGGCGCCATGGTGGCCGACAATGACATGCTGGGCGCGATCCTGCGCGCCAATATCGCGCCCGAGATCACGCCCGAAACGCTGGCGCTGGAGGCGATTGCCGAGGTGGTGCGCGGCGAGGGTCATTTCCTGGGCCGTCCCGAGACCTATGCCCGGATGCGCAGCGATTTTCTCTACCCCGAGATCGCTGACCGCGCGCTACTGGGCGACTGGGCCTTGGGCGCGCGTGCCGACATGGGCGCGCGTGCCTCGACCCGGGCCGCCACTCTGCTGGACCGCCATTGGCCCAACCACCTGCCGCGTGACCTGCGCGCCGAGTTGGCGGACCAATTCGGCCTGCCCATTGAACAGGAGCCTCTCGCATGA
- a CDS encoding Ldh family oxidoreductase — protein MQDPNSKLTLASGRTRLPAAKVQTRLSAIFQALRFDPDIAEEVAAHLVDASLSGVESHGVMRVLEYAAQVESGYLTPSGRPQVLRDDTGGPTRIEAGGGIGIPALRLAYDTCCDEARARGLSALSIRHVGHTGRHGAFAEAAAEAGCLTICLGGGNRQTWRQVAPHGGARAMLPTNPWCIGIPGGDRGPVVLDFATSKIAGGWIYAARSAGALLPEGCVIDAAGHPTRNPEDYFAGGAILPAGGHKGFGLALLGELVGEALLGPSTTECNWLLIALSAERFREAPAMAAAAEEVLDELRRCPPAPGSSGVEIPGERERAHRAASGGIVSVPRDTWTQIERLADRLGVSAT, from the coding sequence ATGCAGGACCCCAACAGCAAGCTGACCCTTGCCAGCGGCCGGACCCGCCTGCCCGCCGCAAAGGTCCAGACCCGGCTGAGCGCCATCTTTCAGGCCCTGAGGTTCGATCCTGACATCGCCGAGGAGGTGGCCGCGCATCTGGTCGATGCGAGCCTGTCGGGGGTGGAAAGCCACGGGGTGATGCGGGTGCTGGAATACGCCGCCCAGGTTGAAAGCGGCTATCTGACACCTTCGGGCCGCCCGCAGGTGCTGCGCGACGACACCGGCGGCCCGACACGCATCGAGGCAGGAGGCGGCATCGGCATCCCCGCCCTGCGCCTGGCCTATGATACCTGCTGCGACGAGGCGCGCGCACGCGGTCTGTCAGCGCTCTCGATCCGGCATGTGGGCCATACCGGGCGGCACGGCGCCTTTGCCGAGGCGGCGGCCGAGGCCGGGTGCCTGACCATTTGCCTCGGCGGCGGCAACCGCCAGACCTGGCGGCAGGTGGCGCCCCATGGCGGCGCCCGCGCGATGCTGCCCACGAATCCCTGGTGCATCGGCATCCCCGGCGGCGACCGGGGGCCGGTGGTGCTGGATTTCGCCACCTCCAAGATCGCGGGCGGCTGGATCTATGCAGCGCGCTCGGCCGGTGCTCTGCTGCCCGAGGGCTGCGTGATCGACGCCGCGGGCCACCCCACCCGCAACCCCGAGGATTACTTTGCCGGGGGCGCCATCCTGCCGGCGGGCGGGCACAAGGGATTTGGCCTTGCCCTGCTGGGCGAGCTGGTGGGCGAGGCGCTGCTGGGCCCCTCGACCACCGAATGCAACTGGCTGCTGATCGCGCTTTCGGCAGAGCGGTTCCGCGAGGCCCCCGCCATGGCCGCCGCCGCCGAAGAGGTGCTGGACGAGCTGCGCCGCTGCCCGCCCGCGCCGGGCAGTTCCGGTGTCGAGATCCCGGGCGAGCGCGAACGCGCGCACCGGGCGGCCTCGGGCGGGATCGTCTCGGTCCCACGCGACACCTGGACACAGATCGAGAGATTGGCCGACAGGCTGGGAGTATCCGCGACATGA